CACTCCACCTGCTGTGAtgggctacacacacacacacacacacacacatgcacgcacacatgcacgcacacatacatacatacatacatacacatacacctgCTGAGTcacagtgtgtatgtttatgtgtgtgagtgtatgtgtctgtgtctgtgtgtgtgtgtgtatgtgtgtgtatgatgtacgtgtgtgtgtatgtgtgtatgtgggagtgtgtatatgatgtgtgtgtgtatggtgtgtgtgtgtgtgtgtgggcgtgtgtgtgggtgtgtgtgtatgatgtgtatgtgtgtgtgcatgtgtgtgtgtatatgatgtgtgtgtatatgtgtgtgtgtaggtgtgtatgatgtatacgcgtgtgtgcgcgcctgtgtgtgtgtgtgtgtatgaggtgtgtgtctCACCTTCTTGCAGGCGGAGCAGTGTTTAGCGAATTTGCTCTCGTGGCAGCTGCTGCAGTAAACGTTCTCGTTTTTCGTGATGAAGCTCTCGGAGCCGATCGGCTTCTTACACTTATAACATGTGAAACAGTCATCATGAAACACGTTGCCTTTGTACTCCACGCTCTCTGTaccttcagcacacacacacacacacacacacacacacaaaataagcaACACCTAAATGTTGTGTAATTACACCTGTGCACAAAAAAAGTCTTAAGTTGTACGACTCTGAGTGAGATGAGAATTATTAGGTAATAATGCTGTCCAGGTGAAAGGAAAGATGCCCTACAGGTAAAGATTCCATACTGTTACAGGTAAAGGCATCTTACAGGTCAAGGCATCTTACAGGTACATGTCTTACAGTTGagaagtaaatattaaaatggtgTTTTAGGGCTTGTGTGATAGTAACAGTCACACCTAATGCAGTACTGATCCTCATCCTGACCCACAAGGTAAGCGTACCTGCTAGGATGGGTTTGTAGCAGGTGTGGCAGCGGGGCGCGTCCTCACGTGAGCTGCATTTCCCACACAGGATCCGGTCATCTTTCACACTGAACGACTCTTTAGCCAAATTCTTATAACACTTCGAGCAGCGGAAACAGTCCTCATGCCAGTAACGACCCTTATAGTGCAGCTCCTGTGGAGACACAGCGCCTTACAGGTAAACAGTGCCTTACAGGTAAACAGTGCCTTACAGGTAAACAGCGCCTTACAGGTAAACAGTGCCTTACAGGTAAACAGCGCCTTACAGGTAAACAGTGCCTCAGAGGTAAACAGTGGCTTACAGGTAAACAGTGCCTTACAGGTAAACAGTGCCTTACAGGTAAACAGCGCCTTACAGGTAAACAGCGCCTTACAGGTAAACAGTGCCTCAGAGGTAAACAGTGGCTTACAGGTAAACAGCGCCTTACAGGTAAACAGTGCCTTACAGGTAAACAGTGCCTCAGAGGTAAACAGTGGCTTACAGGTAAACAGTGCCTTACAGGTAAACAGTGGCTTACAGGTAAACAGCGCCTTACAGGTAAACAGTGCCTCAGAGGTAAACAGTGGCTTACAGGTAAACAGTGCCTTACAGGTAAACAGTGGCTTACAGGTAAACAGCGCCTTACAGGTAAACAGTGCCTCAGAGGTAAACAGTGGCTTACAGGTAAACAGTGGCTTACAGGTAAACAGTGCCTTACAGGTAAACAGTGCCTTACAGGTAAACAGCGCCTCAGAGGTAAACAGTGCCTTACAGGTAAAAGGGAAGACAGGTGAAAGGTGAAAATGTGATAAAGGTTAAAATGAAGATGCCAGTGTTTATTACTATTCATTAAAATACaatgtagtgttagtgttgtgCATGTTATCTGATTGGTGTGTTGTGAGAAGTGGGCGGGACCTTCGAGTCCGTGCTGATTGGACGGCGACACTCGGCACAGTTGTTGGCGCAGAATTTGTCGAAGCAGCGAACACACACCGGCTTGTCGTCCTTCTGCACGTATTTCTTCCCACTCAGATCATCACGGCAATAAAAACAGGCGAAACGGTCCGACATGGtgacactgcacacacacacacacacacacacacacacacacacagaaacacatacacacacacacacacacacacacacacacagaaacacacacacacacacacacacgcacacacacacgcacacacacacacgcacacacacacacacgcacacacacgcacacacacagaaacacacaggtTATAACAgtcctctctccccctctctctcccacgCTCAGGAAGAAAGAGTGATGTCAAAGTTTCCACTGATAACACAATGTTTGTTctcgtttttttcttttgttccagtgtatgtatgtgtgtgtgtgtatgtgtgtgtgcatgcatgtctgtgtgtaggtgtgttttGTAGCCATGGGCAACAGAAATGTCCACACACACCGCTCCTCTGTGGTTTTTATCTGATAAAAGGAAGTGTGCAGCATGAAGGTGAGAAGTCAGTGCATCGAGGACGGCGCATAAACAACTGATAGAATTTAATGATTCATTAAAGTGAATCATGTGAATCgattcactaacacacacacacacacacacacacaaatatcaaGTGTTCATCTGtcatatttttctcattttacacattaaaaCTTCATCAGACTTCATCTGAGTTTGCTTTAAAGGTTAGAGGTCACCTGCGCAGAATCACAAAGAACTCACAAAGTTGATAAACTGGAGCTTAGAAGCTTCCATCACTTCagttagccttgtagctccagtgcaaaagtAAAGAAGGAGACGTCACTCGCCAAACACGTCTCatctgtttgattttttttttattaaatgatttctttaaacaggtacagaatcaaatcactaAAGTGAGTCACGCCGTTCTGTGTTTGATCTGATCTGAATGTTCACCTGTTCACCCGAAAAAGGACAAAATATGAGCGTATTAAACGAACGAGGCACTAATCAGTCTGTAATTGAATCAGAATGTTAATGCATCGTGACTAATTGCATAAACTCAGTGCACGAACTCAGGAAATCAGATCAGCTCGGATCAGGATGCTGAGCaaatgcagttatttataaGAAACTGAAATTGCACGCAAACCTCCGGCTTTAATAAGATGACCTGCAGGATTTCAGAGAGTGGAACAGTGTGTGCCGTAACTCCCTCCATAGCAACGATGTAAACTGTGTACAGTCTCAAACTGCTTATTACTGCCCATTACACcccacattttatttctgtgccTCAACGCTGCAGCACAAAAAACCACAGAAATGAAACTCTGAACCACTTGTGCTTCATTATTTACATCCAGCCTCCAAACCAGCAGCTTTTACAAGCCAAGCAAGAGCACAAAAGTCAAACCTCACACAAAAAtgtgagcaaacacacacagacacacacacaattcttaTTCCAACATCATCCAAACCCTGACCTCCTCCAGCCTCCTGCTCGTCACTCCACTGCTCCCAAACAGCGCTGAGTGAAGTTTAGAGCTTTGTGTTAAGCTGAAGGCTTTGGGTTTGTGCGGTGCTAAAGTCTTTTCAGTTCTTAAAATATCTAATGTGAGCTAAAGGCCTTTTATTGTCAGGTCAGGCTCAAGGCTGAACGCTAAAAGCCTGGAGTGCTCAGCTAAAGGCTGCTTGTAAATGACGTCTGTTCGTCAGCATGTTTCCtgagattaaaataaatgaaaaaagaaaaggacaggAAAGATGTCGACACAGTGCTAACTGAAATGTCGACACAGTGCTAACGGTCCTGGTGAATTGAGCTGTCTGCTCAAACTTCTCTAATGCTCACACACTTTTACAGGTGACGTCATTTTTTCCTGCATGATTTTACAAGCAGCTGGAAGACCCAGAGTTTATCTTTCGGCGCCTTTTAGGTCCCActgttcctgagctgctggtggcTGTGAATGATTAACACATATCTGGCATTAAACAGCTGGCcaagtttgtgtttttaaaccattttgtgttttttattacgacctgttggtggtgctggtgAGCTCACTTCCATAAAAATCCaaattaatccattttaaaacaattgttAAGGAGAAATAATCTGGACACCAAAGGAAACCTTATATTGATgtgtttttatctttgaaaggcTTAGCCATGCTAGCAGTTTTAAACCAGCTGCTTATGACTAATACACATTTAGAGaggggtgtgtgcatgtgtgtgtgtgtgtgtgtgtgtgtcactctgcTGAATCATTTGATTCATGAACTTGATTCAAAGTTCAATAATAATTCCTTTGTTCAGTTTCCAGGATGTCCTGAAGGAGAGTTCATGTCAGTACTGACTCTTTCACCCTTGAAGTGTCCTTGTTGCCTTGTTGATTAAGACActtcagacacaaacacacttcagacacaaacacacttcagacacaaacacactgttcaGAGTTGTGTTCAGTTTGAAAGTGTTGTTGTGATGAATGTGGTGAAATAGAGAAAGTTGCGTGTTGAGGTTGCGTAGCGTCCAGACGGCTCGACCCCTCACCTCCTCCGGGAGAGACGTCTAACTTCTGCATGAGCTCATCACACAACATCTGGAGCTCAGCGTGGGTGAAGATAAGggccaggacacacacacacacacacacacacatgttctgCATTGttacatgtctctctctctctctttaaaggCCTGTAACTGGGTGTGGTTCTGTTGTGCTTCTTGTGGCCTTGACATCATCCAATTAAAATGTTACCTTCAGAAAAACCACGGTACTATGATGGTCATGCACATATGAAGGTTTCCATCATGTGTAACCTAAAACTGCAAAACAGACTTGGTTCTGCCAGACAGCTGGGAAAACactgagcgtgtgtgagtgtgtgtgtgtgtgtgtgcgcgcaccaCTGCGTT
This is a stretch of genomic DNA from Pangasianodon hypophthalmus isolate fPanHyp1 chromosome 17, fPanHyp1.pri, whole genome shotgun sequence. It encodes these proteins:
- the fhl1b gene encoding four and a half LIM domains protein 1b; its protein translation is MSDRFACFYCRDDLSGKKYVQKDDKPVCVRCFDKFCANNCAECRRPISTDSKELHYKGRYWHEDCFRCSKCYKNLAKESFSVKDDRILCGKCSSREDAPRCHTCYKPILAGTESVEYKGNVFHDDCFTCYKCKKPIGSESFITKNENVYCSSCHESKFAKHCSACKKPITAGGVNYQDQPWHSECLVCVVCAKPLAGTRFTSHEQKLYCVDCYKTNVAKKCSGCQNPITGFGKATNVVNYEGGTWHDYCFTCKKCSANLAEKRFISKDGNIYCTDCAKKL